The proteins below are encoded in one region of Alistipes communis:
- the recF gene encoding DNA replication/repair protein RecF (All proteins in this family for which functions are known are DNA-binding proteins that assist the filamentation of RecA onto DNA for the initiation of recombination or recombinational repair.) yields the protein MYLKRLSLINFKNIGQEEFPLTPGINCFVGDNGAGKTNFIDAIHYLSMCKSAFSMTDTQSVRHGEEFFLLEGSYERSDGRGEQIVCSFARRGGKTLKRNGKEYDRLSDHVGLVPVVIVSPADTALVSDAADERRRYLNGCISQLDRGYLSAVMRYNAVLSERNRYLKVGSDEDMLSIYDRQLAEHGQAIYEKRKAFAERLQPLVGEYYALLSGRREQVELTYRSELAEAPFTELLQRARQRDLANQFTTAGIHRDDLVLRIDGYPLRKYGSQGQQKSFLVALKLAQYRIVGADKGEKPILLLDDLFDKLDMGRVEQLIKLVSGEEFGQIVITDCNKVRLETILGRQGGNYRLYVVANGEIAK from the coding sequence ATGTATCTCAAACGATTGTCGCTCATCAATTTCAAGAATATCGGTCAGGAGGAGTTTCCGCTGACCCCGGGGATCAATTGTTTCGTGGGCGACAACGGGGCGGGCAAGACCAATTTCATCGACGCGATCCACTACCTGTCGATGTGCAAGTCGGCCTTCTCGATGACCGATACGCAGAGCGTGCGTCACGGCGAGGAGTTTTTCCTGCTCGAAGGGAGTTACGAACGGTCGGACGGACGCGGCGAACAGATCGTCTGCTCGTTCGCCCGTCGGGGCGGCAAGACGCTCAAACGCAACGGCAAGGAGTACGACCGCCTGTCGGATCATGTAGGGCTGGTGCCCGTCGTGATCGTCTCGCCCGCCGATACGGCGCTCGTGAGCGATGCCGCCGACGAACGGCGCCGCTATCTCAACGGGTGCATTTCGCAGCTCGACCGGGGGTATCTTTCGGCCGTGATGCGTTACAACGCCGTGCTGTCGGAACGGAACCGCTATCTCAAAGTCGGCTCCGACGAGGATATGCTCTCGATCTACGACCGGCAGTTGGCCGAACACGGGCAGGCGATCTATGAGAAGCGGAAAGCGTTCGCCGAACGGCTGCAACCCCTCGTCGGCGAGTACTACGCCCTGTTGTCGGGTCGGCGCGAACAGGTGGAGCTGACCTACCGTTCGGAGCTGGCCGAAGCCCCTTTCACGGAGTTGTTGCAGCGTGCGCGGCAGCGCGATCTGGCGAACCAGTTCACCACCGCGGGCATCCACCGCGACGACCTGGTGCTGCGCATCGACGGCTATCCGCTGCGCAAGTACGGTTCTCAGGGGCAGCAGAAGTCGTTCCTCGTGGCATTGAAACTGGCGCAGTACCGCATCGTCGGTGCCGACAAGGGGGAGAAGCCCATCCTGCTGCTCGACGATCTGTTCGACAAGCTGGACATGGGGCGTGTCGAACAACTCATCAAACTGGTGTCGGGGGAGGAGTTCGGGCAGATCGTTATTACCGACTGCAACAAGGTACGGTTGGAGACCATTCTCGGGCGGCAGGGCGGCAACTATCGCCTCTACGTGGTGGCGAACGGGGAGATTGCGAAATAA
- a CDS encoding DUF721 domain-containing protein: MRRTKAMLMGDLLEEFFARPYVAAKVAEGRLPDTWREVVGDAVANLTTDLRLENRILYVRLQSSVVGQELFYQREALRDRINEVSKVRLVNAVIVK; encoded by the coding sequence ATGAGACGGACCAAAGCGATGTTGATGGGCGACCTGCTCGAAGAGTTTTTTGCGCGTCCCTATGTGGCGGCGAAGGTCGCCGAAGGGCGGTTGCCCGATACGTGGCGCGAGGTAGTGGGCGACGCCGTGGCGAATCTCACGACCGATTTGCGGTTGGAGAATCGGATTCTCTATGTCCGGTTGCAGTCGAGCGTCGTAGGGCAGGAGTTGTTCTATCAGCGCGAGGCGCTGCGCGACCGTATCAACGAGGTTTCGAAGGTGCGGCTGGTCAATGCCGTCATCGTCAAGTAA
- a CDS encoding FtsX-like permease family protein gives MNLEFFIARRTARTSPENRPGVMSRIAVVSVAVSVAVMLVALAVILGFKREVTARMVGFSAPVEVIDGAGIYAAESRPVAATARFEALLRAVDGVQRATPYAVKSGIVRTRDAMEGVALKGVDGSYDWSFFAGRLTEGRLPRVGDSLRTKELLLSARTARLLGVHAGDKVEMLFVAGDERPRRDRFKVSGLYSTGMEELERTALTDLRNVQRLSGWSSGEVSGYDLFLGDVRQADRLAEAVNDALLRSDLPETDGVVAVSVGERYPAVFDWLKAHDVNAAVVIAVMVAVAFFNMASALLILVLERTRMIGLLKAMGMENRRIRRIFLYRAAFIVGRGLLWGNLAAGLLCWLQARFHLLRLDPAGYMLSEVPVAVSAGWWLAVDVAAAGAILALLLVPAAFVARIRPDEAIKTD, from the coding sequence TTGAACCTCGAATTTTTCATAGCGCGCCGCACCGCCCGCACCTCACCGGAGAACCGGCCCGGGGTGATGTCGCGCATCGCCGTGGTTTCGGTGGCCGTATCGGTGGCCGTGATGCTCGTGGCGCTGGCCGTGATCCTCGGTTTCAAACGCGAAGTGACGGCCCGCATGGTGGGCTTTTCGGCGCCGGTCGAGGTGATCGACGGCGCCGGGATCTACGCCGCGGAGTCGCGGCCCGTCGCGGCGACTGCTCGGTTCGAAGCGTTGCTGCGCGCCGTCGACGGCGTGCAGCGGGCGACGCCCTATGCCGTCAAGAGCGGGATCGTGCGCACGCGCGATGCCATGGAGGGCGTGGCGCTCAAAGGGGTGGACGGCTCCTACGACTGGTCGTTTTTCGCCGGCCGGCTCACCGAAGGGAGGCTGCCGCGCGTAGGCGATTCGCTGCGTACGAAGGAGCTGCTGCTTTCCGCACGCACGGCGCGCCTGCTGGGCGTACATGCGGGCGACAAGGTGGAGATGCTCTTCGTCGCCGGCGACGAGAGGCCCCGCCGCGACCGGTTCAAGGTGTCGGGACTCTATTCGACGGGGATGGAGGAGTTGGAGCGCACGGCGCTGACCGACCTGCGCAACGTGCAGCGGTTGTCGGGGTGGTCGTCCGGCGAGGTTTCGGGATACGACCTCTTCCTCGGCGACGTGCGGCAGGCAGACCGGCTGGCCGAAGCGGTCAACGACGCCCTGCTGCGTTCGGATCTGCCGGAGACCGACGGCGTCGTGGCCGTGAGCGTCGGCGAACGCTATCCGGCGGTCTTCGACTGGTTGAAGGCGCACGACGTCAATGCGGCGGTCGTCATCGCGGTGATGGTGGCCGTGGCGTTTTTCAACATGGCTTCGGCGCTGCTGATCCTGGTGCTGGAGCGCACGCGGATGATCGGGCTGTTGAAGGCCATGGGGATGGAGAACCGCCGCATCCGCCGCATTTTCCTCTACCGCGCGGCCTTCATCGTGGGGCGCGGCCTGTTGTGGGGCAATCTGGCGGCGGGTTTGCTGTGCTGGCTCCAGGCGCGTTTCCACCTGCTCCGGCTCGATCCGGCGGGATACATGCTCTCGGAGGTTCCCGTGGCGGTGAGCGCGGGATGGTGGCTGGCAGTCGACGTCGCGGCGGCGGGAGCGATTCTCGCGCTGTTGCTCGTCCCCGCTGCGTTCGTGGCCCGTATCCGCCCCGACGAAGCGATCAAAACCGATTGA
- a CDS encoding zinc metallopeptidase: protein MLLAHLIQAGYYGHPSGFFYGMSAGTMGSWILIIVIGIVGWIVQARLQSVFAKYARVPFPGGLTGAEVAEKMLRDNGIRNVKVTHVAGHLTDHFNPQTMTVNLSDSVYASRSVAAAAVAAHECGHAVQHARGYAPLELRSQLVPIVNFSARAATFVLIAGMILLATTDNAWVCWIGVGLIAVSALFSIVTLPVEYNASERALAWLESSRTMQGAELAQAREALTWAARTYLVAALSAIATVLYYAMLILGRGNNRD, encoded by the coding sequence ATGTTACTCGCACACCTTATCCAGGCCGGATACTACGGCCACCCGAGCGGATTCTTCTACGGCATGTCGGCCGGAACGATGGGTTCGTGGATTCTCATTATCGTGATCGGCATCGTGGGCTGGATCGTACAGGCCCGTTTGCAGTCGGTCTTCGCCAAATACGCCCGGGTGCCCTTCCCGGGCGGGCTGACGGGCGCCGAGGTAGCCGAAAAGATGTTGCGCGACAACGGTATCCGCAACGTGAAGGTCACCCATGTGGCGGGTCACCTGACCGACCATTTCAATCCGCAGACGATGACCGTCAATCTGAGCGACTCGGTCTACGCCTCGCGCAGCGTCGCGGCGGCGGCCGTCGCGGCCCACGAATGCGGCCACGCCGTGCAGCATGCGCGGGGATACGCTCCGCTCGAACTGCGTTCGCAACTGGTTCCGATCGTCAACTTCTCGGCCCGCGCCGCGACGTTCGTCCTCATCGCGGGCATGATCCTGCTCGCCACGACCGACAATGCGTGGGTCTGCTGGATCGGCGTGGGACTGATCGCCGTATCGGCGCTCTTCTCGATCGTGACGCTTCCGGTCGAGTACAACGCTTCGGAGCGTGCGCTGGCATGGCTCGAATCGAGCCGCACGATGCAGGGCGCGGAACTGGCGCAGGCGCGCGAAGCGCTGACGTGGGCGGCACGCACCTATCTCGTCGCCGCGCTGAGCGCCATCGCCACGGTGCTCTACTACGCCATGCTGATTCTCGGACGAGGCAACAACCGCGACTGA
- the ribH gene encoding 6,7-dimethyl-8-ribityllumazine synthase, with the protein MATKHRNLSQLNSPLPSAEEMKFGIVVAEWNPEVTEGLLSGAVHTLRSAGCPEHNIQIKYVPGTFELSLGAQFFAEYTDVDAVIVLGCVIQGDTRHFDFVCQGVTQGVMQLQLQWNMPIAFGVLTTNDLQQALDRSGGRLGNKGDEAAAAAIQMVHLQDEMDTEENALDRKAIN; encoded by the coding sequence ATGGCAACCAAGCACCGCAACCTGTCGCAACTCAACTCCCCGCTGCCGTCGGCCGAAGAGATGAAATTCGGTATCGTCGTGGCCGAGTGGAATCCCGAAGTGACCGAAGGACTGCTCAGCGGCGCCGTGCATACGCTGCGCAGCGCCGGATGCCCCGAACACAACATCCAGATCAAGTATGTTCCGGGGACGTTCGAACTGTCGCTGGGGGCCCAGTTTTTCGCGGAATACACCGACGTGGACGCCGTGATCGTACTCGGATGCGTCATTCAGGGAGATACGCGCCATTTCGATTTCGTCTGCCAGGGCGTGACGCAGGGCGTGATGCAGTTGCAGTTGCAATGGAACATGCCCATCGCCTTCGGCGTGCTCACGACCAACGACCTGCAACAGGCGCTCGACCGTTCGGGCGGCCGGCTGGGAAACAAGGGCGACGAAGCGGCGGCGGCGGCTATCCAGATGGTACATTTGCAGGACGAAATGGATACCGAAGAGAACGCGCTCGACCGCAAGGCCATCAACTGA
- a CDS encoding MBOAT family O-acyltransferase: MESLREIIDRVLPLLSYDPQAPMLFSSGLFLFLFSAFAFFYGFMRRTPALRIWYVIAFSLYFYYKSSGIYLLLLVGVSVSDFWIGRAIAHVSSRHAQRALVALSIAADLAVLGYFKYTNFFIEITRDLFGAGFLEFQNIFLPVGISFFLFQSLSYTIDIYRGSLKPVDRWGDYLFYLSFFPQLVAGPIVRARDFLVQIRQNPITVSREMFGTGIYLIAIGLFKKAVISDYISLNFVDRIFDDPALYSGMECLAAVYGYALQIYCDFSGYSDMAIGLALLLGFRFPKNFDAPYHSATITEFWRRWHISLSMWLRDYLYISLGGNRKGRLRTYFNLLVTMVLGGLWHGAAIRFVLWGTLHGVALALHKLWLSVVPGAKVSGYQMHPLSRLAGILVTFHLVCFGWLLFRADSMRTVQLMLHQITDNFHLQLLPQMLAGYGGVFALVGLGYLLHMLPGRADAAARRAVVASPFWVQVLLLASVAWGVMQIQSSSIQPFIYFQF, translated from the coding sequence ATGGAGAGCCTCCGCGAGATAATCGACCGCGTCCTGCCGCTGCTGAGCTACGATCCGCAGGCTCCGATGCTTTTCAGCAGCGGGCTCTTCCTCTTTCTCTTCTCCGCGTTCGCCTTCTTCTACGGCTTCATGCGGCGTACGCCGGCGCTGCGCATCTGGTACGTCATCGCCTTCTCGCTCTACTTCTACTACAAGTCGAGCGGCATCTACCTGCTGCTGCTCGTCGGGGTCTCCGTCAGCGATTTCTGGATCGGGCGGGCTATCGCGCACGTGAGCTCGCGGCACGCCCAACGGGCGCTCGTGGCGCTGAGCATCGCGGCCGATCTGGCCGTGCTGGGTTACTTCAAGTACACCAATTTCTTCATCGAGATCACCCGCGACCTCTTCGGCGCGGGATTCCTCGAATTCCAGAACATCTTCCTGCCCGTCGGCATCTCGTTCTTCCTGTTCCAGTCGCTCAGCTACACGATCGACATCTACCGCGGTTCGCTCAAACCCGTCGACCGCTGGGGCGACTACCTCTTCTACCTCTCGTTCTTTCCGCAGCTGGTCGCAGGCCCGATCGTCCGCGCCCGCGACTTTCTGGTGCAGATCCGTCAGAACCCGATCACCGTCTCGCGCGAGATGTTCGGCACGGGCATCTATCTCATCGCCATCGGTCTGTTCAAGAAGGCCGTCATCTCGGACTATATCTCGCTCAACTTCGTCGACCGCATCTTCGACGACCCTGCGCTCTATTCGGGCATGGAGTGTCTGGCAGCCGTCTACGGCTATGCCCTTCAAATCTACTGCGACTTCTCGGGTTATTCGGACATGGCCATCGGCCTGGCACTGCTGCTGGGCTTCCGCTTCCCGAAGAACTTCGACGCCCCCTACCACTCGGCCACGATCACCGAATTCTGGCGGCGGTGGCACATCTCGCTCTCGATGTGGCTCCGCGACTATCTCTACATCTCGCTGGGCGGCAACCGCAAGGGGCGCCTGCGCACCTATTTCAACCTGCTCGTCACCATGGTTCTCGGCGGGCTGTGGCACGGCGCGGCGATCCGTTTCGTACTGTGGGGGACGCTGCACGGCGTAGCGCTGGCGCTGCACAAGCTCTGGCTCTCGGTCGTCCCCGGCGCCAAAGTCTCGGGATACCAGATGCACCCGCTCAGCCGACTAGCCGGTATCCTCGTGACTTTCCACCTGGTCTGCTTCGGCTGGCTGCTCTTCCGCGCCGATTCGATGCGCACCGTGCAGCTGATGCTGCATCAGATCACCGACAATTTCCACTTGCAGCTGCTGCCCCAGATGCTCGCCGGTTACGGCGGCGTCTTCGCCCTCGTGGGGCTGGGTTATCTGCTGCACATGCTCCCCGGCCGCGCCGACGCCGCGGCACGCCGCGCGGTGGTCGCCTCGCCCTTCTGGGTGCAGGTGTTGCTGCTCGCCTCCGTGGCATGGGGCGTCATGCAGATCCAGTCGAGCAGCATCCAACCCTTCATCTACTTCCAATTCTGA
- a CDS encoding GDSL-type esterase/lipase family protein: MAPQDYTRRSFQAAAALIAVLVCVAFIPPQTICGIPLRRANILSDVLRFDDKEAVDETLPELDDEFSGDFHRFAGQLDAGEAPLPADSIAAEPPAADTLSAAPQLAFEWTPADSEPPTEPPTGDTARLLTTLTPIEDFDTLADGPLYRFCARLADTARRTPVRIAVLGDSFIEGDILTADLREQLQLRYGGRGCGFAPMSSPLTGYRRTVGTRSAGWNSYNIMQRRTTPEALRGDYSVSGWLCRPADGATVRWTGSDFRRRLDRCGVARLLFISREPSRLELTLNDSLHRTFDIPASEALRQIVVRAPVASLALRVVRGGAGFTGYGVQFEDAAGVTVDNYSIRSNNGQALFGTNPSVNAQIDAFAEYDLVILQYGLNIMQEGVTNYSAYAARVEKMIAFVRSCFPEAAVLVLSTSDRSVKSDTGFAPMSSAPAMVDWQRRAARATGAAFWSVYDAMRAQGGMERFVANGWAGKDYTHINYAGGRQVAYALVDALDARVAAILRQRQQAALPEPVLDSSKIAALDETMNLRPQPIEPR; this comes from the coding sequence ATGGCCCCGCAGGATTACACCCGACGCAGTTTCCAGGCGGCCGCCGCACTGATCGCAGTGCTCGTCTGCGTCGCCTTCATCCCGCCGCAGACGATCTGCGGCATTCCGCTCCGCCGGGCCAACATCCTCTCGGACGTCCTCCGTTTCGACGACAAGGAAGCAGTGGACGAGACGTTGCCGGAGCTCGACGACGAGTTCTCGGGCGACTTCCACCGCTTCGCGGGGCAGCTCGACGCCGGCGAAGCGCCCCTGCCGGCCGATTCGATCGCAGCGGAGCCGCCTGCCGCCGACACGCTGTCCGCCGCACCGCAGCTCGCTTTCGAATGGACGCCCGCCGACAGCGAACCGCCGACGGAGCCTCCTACGGGCGATACCGCACGGTTATTGACGACGCTCACCCCGATCGAAGATTTCGATACGCTCGCCGACGGCCCCCTGTACCGCTTCTGCGCGCGACTGGCCGACACCGCCCGCCGCACACCCGTGCGCATCGCCGTACTGGGCGACTCGTTCATCGAGGGCGACATCCTCACGGCCGACCTGCGCGAACAGCTGCAACTGCGCTACGGCGGCCGCGGCTGCGGTTTCGCGCCGATGTCCTCGCCCCTGACAGGCTACCGCCGCACGGTAGGCACCCGTTCGGCGGGATGGAACTCCTACAACATCATGCAGCGCCGCACTACGCCCGAGGCGCTGCGCGGCGACTACTCCGTTTCGGGCTGGCTCTGCCGCCCCGCCGACGGTGCGACGGTGCGCTGGACGGGCAGCGACTTCCGCCGCCGCCTCGACCGTTGCGGCGTGGCGCGGCTGCTCTTCATCAGCCGAGAGCCGAGCCGGCTGGAACTCACGCTCAACGATTCGCTGCACCGCACCTTCGACATACCGGCGTCGGAAGCCCTCCGTCAGATCGTCGTACGGGCGCCGGTCGCATCGCTCGCCCTCCGCGTCGTACGGGGCGGAGCTGGATTCACCGGTTACGGCGTACAGTTCGAGGACGCGGCGGGCGTGACGGTCGACAACTACTCGATCCGCAGCAACAACGGACAGGCGCTTTTCGGCACAAACCCCTCGGTCAACGCCCAGATCGACGCCTTCGCGGAGTACGATCTGGTCATCCTGCAATACGGACTGAACATCATGCAGGAGGGGGTCACCAACTACTCGGCCTACGCCGCCCGCGTGGAGAAGATGATCGCCTTCGTGCGCAGCTGTTTCCCCGAGGCGGCGGTGCTGGTGCTCTCGACCAGCGACCGTTCGGTGAAGTCCGACACGGGATTCGCCCCGATGTCGTCGGCGCCGGCGATGGTCGACTGGCAACGCCGCGCAGCCCGTGCCACAGGCGCCGCTTTCTGGTCGGTCTACGACGCCATGCGGGCGCAGGGCGGCATGGAACGTTTCGTCGCCAACGGCTGGGCGGGCAAGGACTATACCCATATCAACTACGCCGGCGGCCGTCAGGTGGCCTATGCGCTGGTCGATGCGCTGGATGCCCGCGTAGCCGCGATCCTGCGCCAGCGGCAACAGGCCGCACTGCCCGAACCGGTGCTCGACAGCTCGAAAATCGCAGCGCTCGACGAGACGATGAACCTCCGCCCGCAACCGATCGAACCCCGTTGA
- a CDS encoding SDR family NAD(P)-dependent oxidoreductase, producing the protein MKKQALITGATSGIGRATALRLSADGWDVAATGRRAERLDALRREIEAAGGGCRTLAFDIRDEAACHAALDGLERIDLLVNNAGLAAGFEHLDRGSTADWNAMIDTNVKGLLYVSQIVARKMIAAGGGHIVNIGSIAGTEPYENGAVYCATKHAVHAISQSMRADLLSHGIKVSEVRPGMVETEFSVVRFHGDRTAADNVYRGVEPLTGDDIAEAIAWIAQLPAHMNVNEIVLMPSQQACQYYVHRKS; encoded by the coding sequence ATGAAAAAACAGGCACTCATCACGGGCGCGACTTCGGGCATCGGACGCGCCACGGCCCTGCGGCTTTCGGCCGACGGGTGGGACGTCGCGGCCACCGGCCGCCGCGCCGAACGGCTCGACGCGCTGCGCCGCGAAATCGAGGCGGCGGGCGGCGGGTGCCGCACGCTCGCGTTCGACATCCGCGACGAAGCGGCGTGCCATGCGGCGCTCGACGGGTTGGAGCGGATCGACCTGCTGGTCAACAACGCCGGTCTGGCCGCCGGATTCGAGCACCTCGACCGCGGGTCGACGGCCGACTGGAACGCCATGATCGACACCAACGTCAAGGGGCTGCTCTACGTCTCGCAGATCGTCGCGCGCAAGATGATCGCCGCGGGCGGCGGGCACATCGTCAACATCGGCTCGATCGCCGGCACCGAACCCTACGAGAACGGCGCCGTCTACTGCGCCACCAAGCACGCCGTGCACGCCATTTCGCAGTCGATGCGCGCCGACCTGCTCTCGCACGGCATCAAGGTGAGCGAAGTGCGTCCCGGCATGGTCGAGACCGAATTCTCGGTGGTGCGCTTCCACGGCGACCGCACGGCTGCCGACAACGTCTATCGGGGCGTCGAGCCCCTCACGGGCGACGACATAGCCGAAGCGATCGCATGGATCGCACAATTACCGGCGCATATGAACGTTAATGAAATCGTACTGATGCCCTCGCAGCAGGCGTGCCAGTACTACGTTCATCGCAAATCCTAA
- a CDS encoding tetratricopeptide repeat protein, protein MAKIQNAANSTEESIGIAMSRTELFFEKNGKALTLGLIVLVLLGGLWVGYRNLVSKPRHEKAAELLAQAQNKFEADDADYTVALNGDDNGAGFLEVIERYGSTPAGNLAKHYAGICYLKEGDLKNAAAYLAKYTPVKGIPGSVVNAQNYGLQGDIAVDEGNYKEAVKFFEKAVEAADNNATAPIFLMKAGRAYKALGDTAKAKECFERIATAYPSSFEARDIEKYINSL, encoded by the coding sequence ATGGCAAAAATTCAGAATGCAGCGAATTCGACCGAGGAGAGCATCGGCATCGCAATGAGCCGCACCGAACTTTTTTTCGAGAAAAACGGAAAGGCGCTCACGCTGGGGCTGATTGTACTGGTATTGCTGGGCGGCCTCTGGGTCGGCTACCGCAATCTCGTCAGCAAACCGCGTCACGAGAAGGCCGCCGAACTGCTCGCACAGGCGCAGAACAAATTCGAAGCCGATGACGCCGACTATACGGTTGCGCTCAACGGCGACGACAACGGCGCAGGCTTTCTCGAAGTGATCGAGCGCTATGGCTCGACCCCCGCAGGTAATCTGGCCAAGCACTATGCCGGCATCTGCTACCTCAAAGAGGGCGATTTGAAGAACGCCGCAGCCTATCTGGCCAAATACACGCCGGTGAAGGGCATTCCGGGATCCGTCGTCAATGCGCAGAACTACGGTTTGCAGGGCGACATCGCCGTCGACGAAGGCAACTACAAGGAGGCCGTGAAGTTCTTCGAGAAGGCCGTCGAGGCCGCCGACAACAACGCGACGGCTCCGATCTTCCTGATGAAGGCCGGCCGCGCCTACAAGGCGCTGGGCGACACCGCCAAGGCGAAGGAGTGCTTCGAGCGTATCGCGACCGCCTATCCGAGCTCCTTCGAAGCGCGCGACATCGAAAAATACATCAACAGTCTCTAA
- the ubiE gene encoding bifunctional demethylmenaquinone methyltransferase/2-methoxy-6-polyprenyl-1,4-benzoquinol methylase UbiE — MKPYDTELSKKEEVRAMFDNIAPAYDRLNHTLSLSVDRIWRRRVVRIVGRLHPRRVLDMATGTGDLAVMMARSIPEAHIKGVDLSEGMLDVARRKVAARGLEERVTLEAGDAETAVAAAGSVDVVTVAFGVRNFGDLGRGLAELSRALRPGGRIVILEFSTPTMPVFGRLYDWYSHRVLPRIGGWLSHDRQAYDYLPRSVDEFPQPEEFLTILAAAGFRDCRARSQSFGIAQIYTAEKC; from the coding sequence ATGAAACCGTACGATACCGAACTGAGTAAAAAGGAGGAGGTGCGGGCGATGTTCGACAACATCGCACCGGCCTACGACCGCCTGAACCATACCCTTTCGCTGAGCGTCGACCGCATCTGGCGGCGGCGCGTGGTGCGCATCGTCGGGCGGCTGCATCCGCGCCGCGTGCTCGACATGGCCACCGGTACGGGCGATCTGGCGGTGATGATGGCGCGCAGCATTCCGGAGGCCCATATCAAGGGCGTCGACCTGTCGGAGGGGATGCTCGACGTGGCGCGCCGCAAGGTCGCCGCGCGGGGATTGGAAGAGCGCGTGACGCTCGAAGCGGGCGACGCCGAGACGGCGGTGGCGGCGGCCGGATCGGTCGATGTGGTGACCGTGGCCTTCGGCGTGCGCAACTTCGGGGATCTCGGGCGGGGGCTCGCCGAGCTGTCGCGGGCGCTGCGGCCGGGCGGGCGGATCGTCATTCTGGAGTTTTCGACGCCCACGATGCCGGTTTTCGGACGGCTCTACGACTGGTATTCGCATCGGGTGCTGCCCCGTATCGGGGGCTGGCTGTCGCACGACCGGCAGGCTTACGACTACCTGCCCCGTTCGGTGGACGAATTTCCGCAGCCGGAGGAGTTCCTGACGATTCTCGCCGCAGCGGGGTTCCGCGATTGCCGTGCCCGGAGCCAGAGTTTCGGCATCGCACAGATTTATACCGCCGAGAAGTGTTGA